In Actinoplanes octamycinicus, the genomic window ATCGACAGCACGGTGGCCGGCAAGCTCAAAGAGATGATGGTCAGCGTCGTCGAGAACGGCACCGGAAAGAACGCGCGGGTCGACGGTCTCACGGTCGGCGGCAAGACCGGCACCGCGCAGAACGCCGAGGGCGCCGACCCGCACGGGTGGTTCATCGGCTTCGCGTTCAACGACAAGGGTGAACCGGTCTCCGCGGTCTGCGTCATGCTGGAGAACGTGAAGGGCGGCCACGCGAGCGCCGAAGCAGCCCGGATCGCCGGGCTGATCATGAAGGCCGCTGCCGGCGGGGGAGGAAACTGACATGATCCGCCCGGGGGTCACGCTCGGTGGGCGCTACCGCTTGGAGGAGCGGATCGCCGGCGGCGGTATGGGTGATGTCTGGCGCGGCACGGACGACGTGCTGGGCCGGACGGTCGCCGTCAAGATCCTGCTGCCCGCGCTGCTCGACGAGCCCGGCTTCGCCGAGCGGTTCCGCGGCGAGGCGCGCACCATGGCGACGATCAACCACCCCGGTGTGGTCGACGTCTACGACTACGGCAGCGACCAGCAGATCGCCTTCCTGGTGATGGAGTACGTGGAGGGTGACGCGCTCTCCCGGACGCTGAGCCGGGTCGGCCGGCTCACCCCGGCCCGGACCATGGCGCTGGTCGCCCAGGCCGCCGACGCGTTGCAGGCCGCGCATGCCAACGGGATCGTGCACCGCGACGTGAAACCCGGCAACCTGCTGGTCCGGCCGAACGGCACGCTCGTCCTGACCGACTTCGGCATCGCCCGGTCGGCCCTGGTCGGGCAGCTGACGGTGGCCGGGGCGGTGCTCGGCACGGCGTCCTACATCTCCCCCGAGCAGGCCGCCGGTGACGTGGCGACGCCGGCCTCCGACGTGTACGCGCTGGGCGTGGTCGCCTACCAGTGCCTCTCCGGGCACCGGCCGTTCGACGGCGCCACCCCGATCGAGATCGCCATGAAGCACGTCCGGGAGACGCCCCGCCCGCTGCCCGGCGACATCCCGCCCGCGGTGCGGGCCATCGTGGAGCGTGCCCTGGCCAAGGATCCGACCGCCCGCTGGCCCAGCGCCGCGGCGATGGCGGCGGTGGCCCGGCAGGCCGCGTCGTCGCTGACCACCACGGCGCAGCCGCCGGTGAGCCAGCCGGTCCGGGCCACCCCGACCAGCCCGGCCCCGTCGCAGCAGGCGCGTGCCTCGGTGCCGCGGCCGATCTCGGGCGCCCGGGGTGCGGCGCCGGTGCCGTCGGTTCCGCCGGTGCCCTCGGTCCCGCCGGTGCAGTCGCCGGCGCCGCCGGTGGCCACCCCGATGCCACCGCACTACCGCCCGCAGTCCGGCCCGCCGATGAACAGCGGATACCCGCACCAGGCGCCGATGGCCAAGCCGGAAGGCTCGTTCGGTCGTCAGGTGCTGATCGTGCTCGCCGTGGTCCTGGCTCTTCTGGTCCTGCTCTGTGCCGGGGTCATCTCGTTCCTGTATCGACATGGCAACGCGAACGCCGCCGCCGAAATCGCGCTGGGTGATCAGAGCAGCTCGGCGGCTATCCTCCGCATGGGCGTGGCCGCTGACCCGGTGTCGGTGGCGTCGTACCGTCTCATGAAGGCCGACCCCCAGCTCGGCCCGATCCGACCGAACGAAGGACGACAGACGCTATGACGGCGCAGGCCCGACTGCTCGGTGGCAGGTACCAGGTCGGCGAGCTGCTCGGCTACGGCGGTATGGCAGAGGTGCACCGGGGACGCGACCTCCGCCTCGGCCGGGATGTTGCGATCAAGATGTTGCGCACCGACCTGGCCCGGGATGCCACCTTTCAGGAGCGATTCCGGCGTGAGGCGCAGAACTCCGCGGCACTGAACCACCCCGCCATCGTGGCGGTCTACGACACCGGCGAGGAGACCTCGGCAACCGGTGAGAGACTGCCGTTCATCGTCATGGAGTTCGTCAACGGGCGGACTCTCAAGGAGGTCCTGGCCCAGGAGCAGCGGCTCCAGCCACGCCGGGCCCTGGAGATCATCGCCGACATCTGCGCCGCGCTGGAGTTCAGCCACCGGCACGGGATCATCCACCGGGACATCAAGCCCGGCAACGTGATGATCACACAGAACGGCCAGGTCAAGGTCATGGACTTCGGTATCGCCCGGGCTCTGGCCAGCGGCGCCACCACGATGACCCAGACCAGCGCGGTGATCGGCACCGCGCAGTACCTCTCGCCCGAGCAGGCCCGTGGCGAGTCGGTCGACGCCCGCTCCGATGTGTACGCGGCCGGCTGCGTCCTCTTCGAACTGCTCGTCGGGCACCCGCCGTTCGTCGGCGACAGCCCGGTCAGCGTGGCGTACCAGCACGTCCGGGAGGACCCGAAAGCGCCGAGTTCGATCGTCCGGGAGGTCCCGCCGGACCTCGACGCGATCGTGCTCAAGGCGCTCGCCAAGAACCCGCTGAACCGCTACCAGAGTGCCCAGGAGATGCGCGCCGACGCGCTGCGCGCGGTCTCCGGCCGTCCGGTCATGGCCACCCCGGTGATGAGCCAGGCCGAGACGATGGCCATGAACAACGGTCCGAGCCAGTGGCAGCCGCAGGGCGCCACCACCATCCAGCGCCCGGTCGCCACCACCATGGGCGGCGGCGGCCGCCCGCCGGAGAACAAGCA contains:
- the pknB gene encoding Stk1 family PASTA domain-containing Ser/Thr kinase, which codes for MTAQARLLGGRYQVGELLGYGGMAEVHRGRDLRLGRDVAIKMLRTDLARDATFQERFRREAQNSAALNHPAIVAVYDTGEETSATGERLPFIVMEFVNGRTLKEVLAQEQRLQPRRALEIIADICAALEFSHRHGIIHRDIKPGNVMITQNGQVKVMDFGIARALASGATTMTQTSAVIGTAQYLSPEQARGESVDARSDVYAAGCVLFELLVGHPPFVGDSPVSVAYQHVREDPKAPSSIVREVPPDLDAIVLKALAKNPLNRYQSAQEMRADALRAVSGRPVMATPVMSQAETMAMNNGPSQWQPQGATTIQRPVATTMGGGGRPPENKQSWVWAALAGLGVLVVIVLGVALALNKGNGSGDSNQPKQVAVPDLKGFSPNDARNALITAGFTNIAPPQTETKKGCEGNVSQQSPAANTVLPVTTQVGFTVCVAPKKVTVPTNLEGSSQQFAENALSDLGLKPVVKEVNSASPKGQVVDVENAGDEVDPGTEITVRVSNNQLVVVPDVVGQTEDDAVDQLQKAGLNVNPVVYVQGGGEPGKVIKQSKKPKSKVESGTNITITVVADTPTTDPSGSVSPSPTDTTGAGGGTGTN
- a CDS encoding serine/threonine-protein kinase, coding for MIRPGVTLGGRYRLEERIAGGGMGDVWRGTDDVLGRTVAVKILLPALLDEPGFAERFRGEARTMATINHPGVVDVYDYGSDQQIAFLVMEYVEGDALSRTLSRVGRLTPARTMALVAQAADALQAAHANGIVHRDVKPGNLLVRPNGTLVLTDFGIARSALVGQLTVAGAVLGTASYISPEQAAGDVATPASDVYALGVVAYQCLSGHRPFDGATPIEIAMKHVRETPRPLPGDIPPAVRAIVERALAKDPTARWPSAAAMAAVARQAASSLTTTAQPPVSQPVRATPTSPAPSQQARASVPRPISGARGAAPVPSVPPVPSVPPVQSPAPPVATPMPPHYRPQSGPPMNSGYPHQAPMAKPEGSFGRQVLIVLAVVLALLVLLCAGVISFLYRHGNANAAAEIALGDQSSSAAILRMGVAADPVSVASYRLMKADPQLGPIRPNEGRQTL